The DNA window GCCTCCGGATCCAACGACACCGCCCCCGCCACCGAACCCGCGTAGGGCTCCCACCGCACCATGTGGAAGCCCTCCGGCGGCCGCAGCACGTAGCCATCCCGCCGCAGCTCGGAGCCGAGCGCGCCCGACCACAACAACCATCCCCCTGCGACCCACGCGAGATTCACCCCTCGAGCATAGAGCCACCCCACGCCTCGCGCAGGCACGCGCATCCTCGAGCAACTCGGCACAAACGAGACAAACGAGCGAAGGGGCCCGGAGTGGGCCACACCCCAGGCGCCTTCGTTGTGACTTCCCGGAGCAGCGCGGGTAACGTGCCGCCGAGATGACTCCTGCAGCCCGGGTGGAGATGGAGGCGCGCGCCGACCGAGCCCTGCGTCGAGGCGAGCTCGCCGAGGCCCTCCACCTCTACGAGACGCTGGCGCACGCCTTTCCCCAGGACACCGTGCTGGCGGACAAGCTCGCCCAGTTGCGTGAGTCACTCCAACCCCTGGAGCTCCAGACGCTGGAGGCCTCGCGTCCACCCGAGGAGCCGGAGCTGCCGCTCGGTCCGTCCTCACCCGCCCAGGAGGGCGAGCGGCTGTTCGCCCTGGGAGACTACGTGGGGGCCGCCGCCGCCTACCGCCGCGCCCTCCAGGAGCGCCCCGACAACGAGCTCTTCAAGGAAAGGCTGATCGAGCTCTATCGAATGGCGCGCGAGATGCCCCTACAATCCCCGACAGACAAGGCACTGCCCAAGGCACCGCAGCCTCGCCTGCAAGCCCTGCTGGACAGGGTCGCGTCTCGTCGCCGCCTCAAGCGGGACTGATGGAAGCTCGCGTTTCCACTCGGAAATCCACCGGACCCGGCGATTCGCGCGTTGCACCTCGGCGGTAGGGCCTCCTATCATCAGGTCCGACGTCGCTGTCATGGTGGGCCACCCTCCCTCTGACACCCGCGTCCGACCCCTATGCCCCGTTCCCTGAGACTCGGAGTCCTCACCGGTGGCGGCGACTGCCCCGGGCTCAACGCGCTCATTCGCGGCCTCGTCAAGCGAGGCACCCACGAGTTCGGCCATGAGTTCGTGGGCATCGAGAACGGCTACATGGGGCTGGTGGAGGCCGACCTGACGCGTCCTCTCACCGAGGAGGACACGCGGGGAATCCTGCCCAAGGGCGGCACCATCCTGGGCACGTCCAACCGGGCCAACCCCTTCATCTACGCGTTCCGGGAGGGCAACCGCTGGGTGGAGCGCGACGTGTCCGACGCGGTGCTGCGGCGCTGCGAGGAGCTGAAGCTCGACGGCCTCGTCGCGGTGGGGGGCGATGGAACCCTCTCGATTGCCCACCGGCTGAGCGAGAAGGGCCTCAAGGTGGTCGGCTGCCCGAAGACCATCGACAACGACTTGTGCGGCACGGACCAGACGTTCGGCTTCGACACCGCGCGCCTCATCGTGACCGAGGCTCTGGACCGGCTGCACTCCACCGCCGAATCCCATGACCGGGTGATGCTGGTGGAGATCATGGGCCGGCATGCGGGCTTCCTCACGCTGGAGAGCGGCCTCGCCGGTGGCGCCGACGTCATCCTCCTCCCGGAGATTCCCTACCGCGTGGAGTCCATCGTCGAGAAGCTGCGCGCCCGCGCCACGCGCCGCCGCAGCTTCTCCATCATCGCCATCTCCGAGGGCGCCTTCCCCGTGGGCGGCACGCTGGCCGTGCTGGACCGGGCGGAGGATGTCCCCGGGCGCGGCGTGGTGAGGCTGGGCGGCTCCGGCAAGGTGTGCGCGGACCTGTTGGCGCAGCACATCGAGGCGGAGATCCGCGTGAATGTCCTGGGCCACCTCCAGCGCGGCGGCAGTCCCAGCGCGGCGGACCGGGTGCTGGCCACGCGCTATGGTTGCGGGGTGCTGGACCTGGTGCGCGATGGGAAGTGGGACCACATGGTGGCCCTGCGCGCGGGGGAAATCGTCGCGGTACCACTGAGTGAGTCGCGCAAGGAGCGCCGGGTGGACCCTTCCGGCGACCTGGTGCGATTCGCCAAGAGCATGGGCATCAGCTTCGGGGACTGAGGAGGGGGACGCACTTCCGCGCATCATGACGCTCGTCGGCCGCCATATCGGTCGCTACCGCATCCTCGAGCAACTGGGCTCGGGGGGCATGAGCGTCGTGTACAAAGGGCTCGACACGGCCCTGGACCGCGAGGTCGCGGTGAAGGTGCTACACCCGCACCTGGCCGGCAAGGATGAATCGCGCCGCAGGCTCGCGCGCGAGGCCCGCGCGGTGGCCAAGCTGCACCACCCCAACATCCTGGAGGTGTTCGACTTCTCCGCGGCGGACGCGCAGGACGCGTTCATCGTCACCGAGTACATCCGCGGCCGGACGCTCAAGACGGTCCTGGATGAGGGCCCGTTGGATCCGCCGGAGCTCGCGGCGATGATCATCCACGAGCTGGCGGCGGCGCTCGCGCACGCCCACGAGGCCGGCGTCATCCACCGCGACCTCAAGCCGGAGAACGTCATGGTGCGCGAGGACGGCGTCCTCAAGCTCATGGACTTCGGCATCGCCCGGCTGCTCGACATCGAGGAGCGGATGACGGTGACGGGCACGCTCGTGGGCTCGCCGGCCCACATGTCCCCGGAGATCATCGAGGGGCTGGAGGCCGGCCCCGCGGCGGACGTCTTCAGCGTGGGCATCATGTTCTACGCGGCCATGACGGGGCGCCTGCCCTTCTCCGCGCCGAACACCACGGCCACGCTCAAGCGCATCCTCGACGGGGACTACGAGGACCCTCGCCGCCGCCTCCCCGCCCTGTCGGACGAGCTGGCGGACATCTGCGCGCGCTGTCTCCAGCGAGACCCCACGCAGCGCTACCCCGACGCGGGCAAGCTGCGCGACGCGCTGGCGGACTACCTCGCGGGACTGGGCTTCGCGCGCGTGGGCGAGGAGCTGGTCTCGTTCTTCGCCGACCCCACCTCGTACCGGAAGCTGGCCCGGCAGCGCATCGTCGCGGCGCTCCTGGAGCGCGGTGAGCGGATGCTCGCGGAGAAGCGGACGTCGCGCGCGCTCGGGTGCTTGAACCAGGTGCTCGCGCTGGATGCGCAGAACACGCGCGCCCTGGGGCTGCTCAAGGGCATCCAGCGCGCCCAGCGGCTCAAGACCTGGCGACGGCGCGGCATCCGGCTGGTCGTGGGGCTGGTCGCCGCCACCGCCGTGAGCGTCGGTGGCTACAAGGCCTACCAGGCACGCATCGCCTCCACCGAACCGGGGGCGCAGGGCCCCCACGGCAAGCCCGTCCCCCATGGAGACGACGCCACGGGCGCGAAGCCCCCGGCGGCCCCCTCGGGCACGAACAGCGAGGCACGCGGCGCCCAGGAGAATCCTCCCTCTCGCGGCACGCCCCAGGCTCTGGAGGCCGAGCCGGCGCCCAAGGCCGGTGGTGGCACGTCTCGCGAGAGCGCGGCGGGAGCGCCTCGCACGTCGGACAGCGCGCGCACGGGGAACGTCGTGCCCGCGCGTGGCGCCGCGAGTGACCTGTCCTCGGGACTGGGGAACCGCGGCCAGCGGTCCAACGGGAGCAGCGTCGCCGAGCGCGCCGTGGAGGACAGCCGCGTGCTGCCGAGCGGCCCGGGCGAGGAGCGCGTCGCGGGGAAGAAGCCCGCGTCGAAGAAGAACTTCGTGTCCATCCTCGTGCGCCCCTTCGGCACCATCCGCGTGGATGACGGCCCGCCCAGCGCGCAGGCCCTCCAGAAGCACGACGTGGACATCGCACCGGGCCCGCACACCGTCACCATTTCCTGTCAGTACTGCGAGGACGTGGTGGAGACCATCGACGTCCGCGCGGACGCGGAGAACGTCTTCCACCTCACCGCCCAGCCCAAGCCGTCTTCGCTGTCGTTCCAGTACGAGCCCGCCGAGGCCACCGTGCGCGTGGGAGATCAGGTGCGCACCGCTCGGGACACGGCGGAGCATCCGTTCGAGGTTCGCTCGCAGCGAGGCCCCGCGGGCTTCCTGCACACGGTGACGGTCGAAATCTCCCACCCTGGCTTCAAGACGGAGCGATACCCGGTGCAGCTCCGTCCCGGGGAACCCAAAATCCTGAGCGGGAGCTTGCGCCCCGAATGAACCGAGGTCTCGCGCTCATCATCCTGTGTCTCGTGCTGTGGCACCCCACCGTCTCGCTCGCGCAGGACGTCGCGGGAGACCCTGAAGTGGCCGCCCTGCGCGCCAGCTTCGACTACGGCAAGTACGCGGAGGTCCTGGACCGCGCGGGCGCCCGCATCGACCGGGGCGGGCTGAGCGAGGACGAGCTGGTGGAGCTGCACAAGCTCGCGGGGCTCGCGGCCTTCAACCTGGGCCGCACCGACGAGGCCTCGCGCCACCTGCGCGCCCTGCTCCGGTTGGACCCGGACTTCTCCCTGGACCCGTTCGTCGTGCCGCCCCCGGCCGTGGCGTTCATGGAGGGCATCAAGGGCGAGATGGGCAATGAGCTGGAGTTCCTCCGCCAGGAGCGCCGGCTCCGCCAGGAGCGCGAGAAGGCCGAGGCCGAGCGTCGCGAGCGAGAGCGCGTGGAAGCCGAGGTCCTCCGCCGCCGCGCCGAGGAGCTGGCTGGCCAGGTCACCGTCCGCACGGTGGAGAAGCGCAACTTCCTGGTCAACTTCGTGCCCTTCGGCGCCGGTCAGTTCCAACAAGGCCGCAACAGCCTGGGCATCGTGTTCGCCGCCACCGAGGGCGCGCTCGCGGTGACGAGCATCATCTCCTACTTCGCCTACGAGTCGCTCTTCGAGGAGCGCACCATCGAGCTGGACAACGTGCTCGACGAGGATGGCAAGGCGTCCATCACCGTGCGCTTCATCCCCACCAACCGCGAGCGCCAGCGAGACACCTGGCAGTTGCTCAAGCTGGCGTCGGCCGCGGGCTTCTACACCATCTACGCGCTGGGCGTGGTGGACGCGCTGTACCACCACGAAGACGAAGTGGTCCGCACCAGCGTCGAGACGCGCGAGGCGCCCGAGGGCGACTCCCCCCGCGCGGGCGTCTCGCTCACCGCGCCCCGGCGCGCCCGCATCCCCCGCCCCGCCGCCACCGTGGGGCTGTACCCCACCGACGGCGGACTCGGTGCCGCCTTCACCCTTTCCTTCTGAGCCCTTTTTCTCCAGGTACGTGAAGCCCTATGGCCAGCCTCACCGTCCGAAGTCCTGATGGCAAGGTCCGCGAAATCGCCCTGCACAAGCGCATCACCAGCATCGGTCGGAGCACGGACAACGACATTTCGCTCGACGATGCGCAGGTCCCCGACAGCGCCTTGCACATCACCTTCGACGGCACGCGCTACGAAGTCGGAAGCCTGGGCGCCATCTTCCAGGTCAACGGCAAGAAGCGCGACGCCCATGCCCTCGCCACCGGCGACGTGGTCCGCGTGGGGGGCACCGAGCTGAAGTTCGCTCGCGAGGACGCACCTCGCGCCCCTCCGCCCTCCGCCCTCACCCCGCACCGCGAGGTGCCCGCGCACGCCGACACGCCGGACTCCCACACCACGGAGCTGCCCGGAGTGCCCGGCCGCGAGCTGGCCATGCTGCGCCGGCTCACCGCGTTCAGCGAGCGGCTGCTGGCCCTCTACGACGTGGAGCGCATCCTCGAGAGCCTGATGGACGAGGCCATCGAGGTGACGCGCGCCGACAAGGGCTTCCTCATCCTGATGGAGAGCGGAGACCCGCGCGTGAAGGTCGCGCGCAACGTGGCGCGGGAGAACATCGAGGACGCGGTGGAGAAGCTGTCCGACTCCATCATCGCCAAGGTCGTCAAGGAGCAGCGGCCGCTCATCGTCGCGGACGCGGTGGACGCCCCGGAGTTCAAGGCCAGCGAGTCGGTGGTCAACCTGCGCGTGCACTCGGTCATGTGCGTGCCGCTGATGCACAAGGGGGACTTGTTCGGCGTGCTCTACGTGGGCAATGACCGGCTGGTGAACCGGTTCGAGCCGAAGAGCGCGGACATGCTCACCATCTTCGCGGCGCAGGCGTCCCTCGTCCTGCACAACGCGATGCTGGTCAACGACCTCAAGCTGGACAACACGGAGCTGCGCCGCAAGCTGGAGGACCAGCGCTACGGCGACATCGTCGGCGCGTGTCAGGGCATGCGCGACGTGTACAAGCGCATCGACAAGATTGCGCCCACGGACATCTCCGTGCTCATCACCGGCGAGACGGGCACCGGCAAGGAGCTCATCGCCCGCGAAATCCACCGCCGCTCACCCCGCGTCAAGGGCCCCTTCATCACCATCAACTGCGGCGCCATCCCGGAGAACCTCCTGGAGAGCGAGCTGTTCGGCCACGTGAAGGGCGCCTTCACCGGCGCGGTGGCCACCAAGGCGGGCAAGTTCCAGGCGGCCATCAGCGGCACCCTCTTCCTGGACGAGATTGGCGAGATGCCCCTGCAGCTCCAGGTGAAGCTGCTGCGCGCGCTCCAGGAGAAGATTGTCTACAAGGTGGGCGACAACCGCGGCGAACCGGTGGACATTCGCGTGGTGGCCGCGACCAACAAGGTCCTGGAAGAGGAAGTGAAGCGGAACACGTTCCGCGAGGACCTCTACTACCGCCTCAACGTCGTGACGCTGAAGCTTCCCCCACTGCGGGAGCGCGGCGAGGACGTGGTGGTGCTGGGCAAGTTCTTCCTCCAGAAGTACTCGAAGGAGTTCAACTCGCGCGCCAAGGGGTTCACCCCGTCGGCGGCCGTGTCCATGAAGAAGTACGGGTGGCCCGGCAACATCCGCGAGCTGGAGAACCGCATCAAGAAGGCGGTGGTGCTCTCGGACAAGCCGCTGCTGGGCTCGGACGACCTGGACCTCAAGCCGGAGAACCTGGAGCCCATCATGCCGCTGCTCCAGGCCAAGGAAGAGTTCCAGAAGCGTTACATCAACGAAGTGCTCGCGCGGAACAACGGCAACCGGACCAAGACGGCCAAGGACCTGGGCGTGGACCCTCGCACCATCTTCCGCCACCTGGAGAAGCTGGAGGCGGAGAAGTCCGGACGGCCCCTGCCCCCCGAGGAGGGCGAGGAGCTGCTCTAGAGCGGCCCCAGTCGCATCCGCGATGGACTCCACCCCACGGCGAGAAGTCAGGGACCAGCGCTCAGGCCAGGGCTGGGCGATGTGTGTGCTCGCGGCCAGCCTGGGCGCGCTGCTCGTGGGCTGCTTGTTTCCTCAGGACGACACGCTGCTGGATGACGTCCCGCGCTTCATGAACCGCCCGCCGCGCATCATCGAGACGCTGGTGCTGCCCCAGGAGCGCATCATCCGCGACTTCGGTGGCAGCCGCTGCGAGCTCGCGTTCGAGGTCGCCGTCGAGGACCCGGACGTGGACGACCGCATCAAGGTCCACTGGTACATCGACTACAGCCCGCAGGACCCGCGCGGGCCGTACCGGGAGATTCCCCTCACCAACAACGGCGAGACGCGCCGGCCGGACCGAGGCACGCTGCGCATCAACCTGGCCGCCGCCAACTCGGAGCTGAGCACTCCCGGGCAACACCTGGTGGAGGCCCTGGTGAGCGACGCGGAGCTCACGGACCGGCAGCCCGAATCCCGCGTGGTGAACCTGCCAGACGGGGG is part of the Myxococcus landrumus genome and encodes:
- a CDS encoding serine/threonine-protein kinase, translated to MTLVGRHIGRYRILEQLGSGGMSVVYKGLDTALDREVAVKVLHPHLAGKDESRRRLAREARAVAKLHHPNILEVFDFSAADAQDAFIVTEYIRGRTLKTVLDEGPLDPPELAAMIIHELAAALAHAHEAGVIHRDLKPENVMVREDGVLKLMDFGIARLLDIEERMTVTGTLVGSPAHMSPEIIEGLEAGPAADVFSVGIMFYAAMTGRLPFSAPNTTATLKRILDGDYEDPRRRLPALSDELADICARCLQRDPTQRYPDAGKLRDALADYLAGLGFARVGEELVSFFADPTSYRKLARQRIVAALLERGERMLAEKRTSRALGCLNQVLALDAQNTRALGLLKGIQRAQRLKTWRRRGIRLVVGLVAATAVSVGGYKAYQARIASTEPGAQGPHGKPVPHGDDATGAKPPAAPSGTNSEARGAQENPPSRGTPQALEAEPAPKAGGGTSRESAAGAPRTSDSARTGNVVPARGAASDLSSGLGNRGQRSNGSSVAERAVEDSRVLPSGPGEERVAGKKPASKKNFVSILVRPFGTIRVDDGPPSAQALQKHDVDIAPGPHTVTISCQYCEDVVETIDVRADAENVFHLTAQPKPSSLSFQYEPAEATVRVGDQVRTARDTAEHPFEVRSQRGPAGFLHTVTVEISHPGFKTERYPVQLRPGEPKILSGSLRPE
- a CDS encoding sigma 54-interacting transcriptional regulator encodes the protein MASLTVRSPDGKVREIALHKRITSIGRSTDNDISLDDAQVPDSALHITFDGTRYEVGSLGAIFQVNGKKRDAHALATGDVVRVGGTELKFAREDAPRAPPPSALTPHREVPAHADTPDSHTTELPGVPGRELAMLRRLTAFSERLLALYDVERILESLMDEAIEVTRADKGFLILMESGDPRVKVARNVARENIEDAVEKLSDSIIAKVVKEQRPLIVADAVDAPEFKASESVVNLRVHSVMCVPLMHKGDLFGVLYVGNDRLVNRFEPKSADMLTIFAAQASLVLHNAMLVNDLKLDNTELRRKLEDQRYGDIVGACQGMRDVYKRIDKIAPTDISVLITGETGTGKELIAREIHRRSPRVKGPFITINCGAIPENLLESELFGHVKGAFTGAVATKAGKFQAAISGTLFLDEIGEMPLQLQVKLLRALQEKIVYKVGDNRGEPVDIRVVAATNKVLEEEVKRNTFREDLYYRLNVVTLKLPPLRERGEDVVVLGKFFLQKYSKEFNSRAKGFTPSAAVSMKKYGWPGNIRELENRIKKAVVLSDKPLLGSDDLDLKPENLEPIMPLLQAKEEFQKRYINEVLARNNGNRTKTAKDLGVDPRTIFRHLEKLEAEKSGRPLPPEEGEELL
- a CDS encoding 6-phosphofructokinase — translated: MPRSLRLGVLTGGGDCPGLNALIRGLVKRGTHEFGHEFVGIENGYMGLVEADLTRPLTEEDTRGILPKGGTILGTSNRANPFIYAFREGNRWVERDVSDAVLRRCEELKLDGLVAVGGDGTLSIAHRLSEKGLKVVGCPKTIDNDLCGTDQTFGFDTARLIVTEALDRLHSTAESHDRVMLVEIMGRHAGFLTLESGLAGGADVILLPEIPYRVESIVEKLRARATRRRSFSIIAISEGAFPVGGTLAVLDRAEDVPGRGVVRLGGSGKVCADLLAQHIEAEIRVNVLGHLQRGGSPSAADRVLATRYGCGVLDLVRDGKWDHMVALRAGEIVAVPLSESRKERRVDPSGDLVRFAKSMGISFGD
- a CDS encoding tetratricopeptide repeat protein encodes the protein MNRGLALIILCLVLWHPTVSLAQDVAGDPEVAALRASFDYGKYAEVLDRAGARIDRGGLSEDELVELHKLAGLAAFNLGRTDEASRHLRALLRLDPDFSLDPFVVPPPAVAFMEGIKGEMGNELEFLRQERRLRQEREKAEAERRERERVEAEVLRRRAEELAGQVTVRTVEKRNFLVNFVPFGAGQFQQGRNSLGIVFAATEGALAVTSIISYFAYESLFEERTIELDNVLDEDGKASITVRFIPTNRERQRDTWQLLKLASAAGFYTIYALGVVDALYHHEDEVVRTSVETREAPEGDSPRAGVSLTAPRRARIPRPAATVGLYPTDGGLGAAFTLSF